One stretch of Trichocoleus sp. DNA includes these proteins:
- a CDS encoding hybrid sensor histidine kinase/response regulator: MSQNKELEIQLQFLSEAHEYLSTIEAAVLGLTNSKIDIPKINAALRAAHSIKGGAGMMGFQTLSQFAHRLEDSLKVLKVQKHSIEVDADLERWLLISIDCLSHVIDCNYRACFDGIADDRLIDPDWLETQALPILEQLHDRLGDPEEETAQSVLSPEEGHDIVPLLFQTEVEGCLQRLEAVIESGDPRLPEELDILAQELGGLGEMLQLDAFTQLCRSIALSLTVAPDRATELATLALEVWRRSQALVLTGYLEALPTEFVVPGLAIEVPVVADASVLFDADELQDESFFSLVEGSLPIELEPDSDLEITEVVYATVEQDILEQGMLEQDMLEQNILEQDIFQDIFEQDTLEQDIEATHETVQDIIHDAVFESIFDESTTTQSDYQDNSSKLFSAAADRASLEANALLEAQSAHSSSRHVLEMKPDDTVSSSQPDQEIFVRVPLKQLNQVNDLLGELTIERNGLELYLKRLRDLVTSLSHRVQVLDQSNQQLRTAYDQITVQATTPIRPISVNSPIDSSRTHLDHAFLIPFDESSVIQHRFDRLEMDQYTDLHLLSQEVMETTVQLQEVTTDLDLGLDDVEQTSRNINKTTRQLQTRLTQLRMRPISDVVDRFPRAVREWSLQHGKPVELKLEGSGLLVDRNILEALNEPLMHLLRNAFDHGIEDTQTRLLRGKPEQGRIEIQAVRHNNHTLITIRDDGGGIPLDKIRSRARQMGLDDVLLATASDEELLALIFEPGFSTSDQVTTLSGRGVGMDVVRERLRQVRGEIKVDTEVGVGTTFTLSVPYTLSVTKVLLAESNGMLLAFPADAIEEMLVVPDERRISTIGGDAFEWEGQVIQLIRLQNWLKFNCSQRSERLELNPTISEPTVLITHHQSQLMALEVDRFWGEQEVAIRQVQGSLKMPLGFSSCTILGDGRVVPLVSVAGLVQWIINSEAVKHSVEPEILPLWTENRKSLPDLPISLPALPAARRTTILIVDDSINVRRFLALTLEKAGYQIEQAKDGQDALEKLLSGLEVQAVICDIEMPRLDGYGFLARVKANPTFEQLPVAMLTSRSGEKHRQLAMNLGATAYFSKPYNEQVLLQTLAQITELTPTA; encoded by the coding sequence TTGAGCCAGTTTGCTCACCGTTTGGAAGACTCCTTAAAGGTTCTCAAAGTCCAGAAACACAGCATTGAAGTTGACGCAGACCTGGAGCGGTGGCTGCTCATCAGCATCGACTGTTTGAGTCATGTCATCGACTGCAACTATCGTGCCTGTTTTGATGGCATCGCTGACGATCGACTCATTGACCCCGACTGGCTAGAAACTCAGGCTCTGCCGATTTTGGAGCAGCTACACGATCGTCTGGGCGACCCAGAAGAAGAAACAGCACAGTCGGTTTTGTCGCCTGAAGAAGGGCATGACATTGTGCCGCTATTGTTCCAAACAGAAGTAGAGGGCTGTCTTCAGCGATTGGAGGCTGTCATTGAGAGCGGCGATCCGCGCTTGCCTGAGGAACTTGATATTTTGGCGCAAGAGCTGGGCGGATTAGGCGAAATGTTGCAGCTCGACGCCTTTACTCAACTCTGTCGTTCGATCGCGCTATCGCTGACGGTGGCTCCCGATCGGGCTACAGAATTAGCAACTCTGGCGCTGGAGGTCTGGCGGCGATCGCAGGCGCTTGTTTTAACAGGTTATTTAGAGGCATTGCCAACCGAGTTTGTGGTTCCGGGCTTGGCGATCGAAGTGCCAGTGGTGGCTGACGCAAGTGTTCTATTTGATGCAGATGAGTTGCAGGATGAATCCTTCTTCTCACTGGTTGAAGGGTCGCTGCCCATTGAGCTTGAACCCGATTCAGATCTTGAGATCACAGAAGTTGTTTATGCAACGGTTGAGCAGGATATTCTTGAGCAGGGCATGCTTGAGCAAGACATGCTTGAGCAAAACATTCTTGAACAGGATATTTTTCAGGATATTTTTGAGCAGGATACTCTTGAGCAGGACATTGAAGCAACGCATGAAACGGTTCAAGATATTATTCATGATGCTGTATTTGAAAGTATCTTTGATGAATCAACAACGACTCAATCAGACTATCAAGATAATTCATCAAAACTGTTCTCGGCTGCTGCCGATCGGGCATCTCTTGAAGCAAATGCCTTATTAGAGGCTCAGTCTGCTCATTCTTCCAGCCGTCATGTTCTGGAAATGAAGCCGGATGACACGGTAAGTTCTAGCCAGCCTGATCAAGAGATTTTTGTGAGAGTGCCGCTGAAGCAACTCAACCAGGTGAACGATCTGCTGGGAGAACTGACGATCGAGCGAAATGGATTGGAGCTATACCTGAAGCGGCTACGTGATTTGGTGACCTCTTTGAGCCATCGAGTCCAGGTGCTAGATCAGTCTAATCAACAGTTGCGAACTGCCTACGATCAAATTACGGTTCAAGCCACAACTCCGATCAGACCCATCTCTGTCAATTCGCCGATCGACAGCTCGCGCACCCATCTTGACCATGCTTTCCTGATTCCGTTTGATGAAAGTTCTGTAATTCAGCATCGCTTCGACAGGCTCGAAATGGATCAATACACTGATCTCCATTTGCTGTCGCAAGAAGTTATGGAAACAACGGTGCAGCTTCAGGAAGTCACGACGGATCTTGATCTGGGGCTAGATGATGTTGAACAAACATCGCGCAACATTAATAAAACAACGCGGCAGCTGCAAACCCGTCTGACACAGCTCCGAATGCGTCCTATCTCAGATGTAGTCGATCGGTTCCCCAGAGCAGTTCGGGAGTGGTCATTACAGCATGGCAAGCCTGTTGAACTGAAGCTAGAAGGCTCTGGATTACTCGTCGATCGCAATATCTTAGAGGCATTAAATGAACCGTTAATGCACTTACTGAGAAATGCTTTTGATCATGGCATCGAAGATACACAGACGAGATTGCTACGCGGCAAACCGGAACAAGGACGAATTGAAATTCAGGCAGTTCGTCACAATAACCATACTCTGATTACCATCCGTGATGATGGGGGTGGCATTCCGCTCGATAAAATTCGATCGCGGGCGCGACAGATGGGCTTAGATGATGTGCTGCTGGCAACAGCAAGCGATGAAGAACTCTTAGCACTCATCTTTGAACCTGGCTTTAGCACAAGTGATCAGGTGACAACGCTCTCTGGTCGTGGAGTTGGGATGGATGTGGTGCGAGAGCGACTGAGGCAGGTGAGGGGCGAAATTAAGGTTGATACTGAGGTGGGAGTCGGTACAACCTTTACCCTCTCTGTTCCCTATACGCTGTCTGTGACAAAGGTGCTATTGGCTGAAAGTAATGGGATGTTGCTGGCGTTCCCAGCAGATGCGATCGAAGAGATGTTAGTTGTCCCAGACGAACGGCGGATTTCTACGATTGGCGGCGATGCGTTTGAATGGGAGGGACAAGTTATCCAACTGATTCGGCTACAAAACTGGCTGAAGTTTAACTGTTCGCAGCGGTCAGAACGACTAGAACTCAATCCAACGATCAGCGAACCAACGGTCTTAATTACTCATCACCAGTCTCAATTGATGGCGCTGGAAGTCGATCGGTTCTGGGGTGAACAGGAAGTTGCGATTCGACAAGTGCAAGGCAGTCTCAAAATGCCACTCGGATTTTCAAGCTGCACCATTTTGGGAGATGGTCGCGTTGTTCCACTGGTGAGTGTTGCGGGATTAGTCCAATGGATTATAAACAGCGAAGCCGTCAAACATTCTGTTGAACCAGAAATCTTACCTTTGTGGACGGAGAATAGAAAGTCTTTACCCGATCTGCCCATTTCCTTACCTGCTCTGCCTGCTGCGCGTAGAACCACAATTCTGATTGTCGATGATTCAATCAACGTGCGCCGTTTCCTGGCATTAACGCTAGAAAAAGCAGGATACCAGATCGAACAAGCGAAAGATGGGCAAGATGCACTGGAAAAATTGCTGTCAGGATTAGAAGTCCAGGCAGTGATTTGTGATATTGAAATGCCCCGTCTTGATGGCTATGGCTTCCTGGCGAGAGTAAAGGCAAATCCAACTTTTGAGCAGCTTCCTGTCGCCATGCTGACTTCTCGCAGTGGTGAAAAACATCGTCAACTGGCGATGAATTTAGGTGCAACTGCATATTTCTCTAAACCCTACAATGAGCAGGTTCTTCTCCAAACTCTGGCGCAAATTACCGAACTTACTCCCACTGCTTAA